Proteins encoded in a region of the Eschrichtius robustus isolate mEscRob2 chromosome 16, mEscRob2.pri, whole genome shotgun sequence genome:
- the LOC137749797 gene encoding zinc finger protein 75D-like isoform X2, translating into MLLREKRAVQPQSDKLPLMQKPGKCPQHLRAIGGRPSVNIVASWAEFRCPFCWITSGKVSLTKLSSASLRGLNEPWRKEEDPFIDFVPDQTGPQLSEVVLEVCPIQEQNCSSRRMMTIDLKVAEYLNPQIRTRWETKGPVTGSSSQHKKYAPQTDSLSPERSHQHFRSFLYHEAAGPREAVDQLLELCRRWLRPEIHSKEQILELVVLEQFLSILPRDTQTCIKKHHLQSIEEAVVLVEHLQRESGQMRNGVADHELGKEAVLLGETAEALGFKLKPAEAQQVGMSQDEEFWNTHQSLRELLIRNTHKETEPVCEREMSLRYSETEAREISCGSPSPTAVSAHRILAFPEQTNTKDWTVAPELILPESQSLLTFEEVAMYFSQEEWELLDPTQKALYNDVMQENYETVISLELSLGCSKTEGREISSHSSTAVPAHQILAFPEQTNAKDWTVAPELVLPESQSLLTFEEVAMYFSKEEWELLDPTQKALYNDVMQENYETVISLALFVLPKPKVISCLEQGEEPWVQRSLGFKDNSGELPTGLKLKNDTENLQPLCLSDLEIQAPVDIASKKARLKVPQKTMGKENHGDVHRVGKWHRDFPVKKKKKLSTWKQELLKLMDLHKKERAGEKPFKCQECGKSFRVSSDLIKHQRIHTEEKPYKCQQCDKRFRWSSDLNKHLTTHQGIKPYKCSWCGKSFSQNTNLHTHQRTHTGEKPFTCHECGKKFSQNSHLIKHRRTHTGEQPYTCSTCRRNFSRRSSLLRHQKLHQ; encoded by the exons ATGTTACTGCGGGAGAAACGGGCGGTCCAGCCTCAGTCAGATAAGCTTCCTCTGATGCAAAAGCCTGGGAAgtgtccccagcacctcagaGCCATCGGGGGCCGACCGTCTGTGAACATCGTGGCTTCCTGGGCAGAATTTCGGTGTCCTTTCTGCTGGATCACCTCAGGGAAAGTGAGCCTCACGAAGCTCTCCTCAGCCTCGCTTAGAGGTCTAAATGAACCCTGGAGAAAG GAAGAAGATCCTTTTATTGATTTTGTTCCAGACCAGACTGGGCCTCAGTTGTCAGAGGTAGTGCTGGAGGTGTGTCCAATACAGGAGCAGAATTGTTCCTCAAGAAGAATGATGACCATAGATCTGAAGGTGGCTGAGTACTTGAACCCTCAGATCAGGACTCGGTGGGAGACCAAGGGACCTGTGACAGGGAGCTCCAGTCAGCATAAGAAATATGCCCCCCAAACGGACAGTCTCAGTCCTGAGAGGTCTCACCAGCATTTCCGGAGCTTCCTCTATCATGAAGCAGCTGGACCCCGGGAGGCTGTTGACCAGCTTCTGGAATTATGCCGTCGGTGGCTGAGGCCAGAGATTCATTCAAAAGAGCAGATCTTGGAACTTGTGGTGCTAGAGCAGTTCCTGTCCATTCTGCCCAGGGACACCCAGACCTGCATAAAGAAGCACCATCTACAGAGCATCGAGGAGGCTGTGGTCCTGGTAGAACACTTGCAGAGGGAATCTGGTCAAATGAGGAATGGG GTTGCAGACCATGAGCTGGGAAAGGAGGCAGTGCTCTTGGGAGAAACAGCAGAGGCCCTAGGCTTCAAGCTGAAGCCAGCAGAGGCCCAGCAAGTGGGCATGTCCCAGGATGAAGAATTTTGGAATACACACCAGAGTCTACGAGAGCTGCTGATCAGGAATACCCACAAAGAAACTGAGCCCGTATGTGAGAGGG AAATGAGCCTAAGATATTCAGAAACAGAAGCGAGAGAGATTTCCTGTGGCTCTCCTTCACCCACAGCGGTGTCTGCTCACCGGATCCTAGCCTTTCCTGAGCAGACAAACACCAAAGACTGGACAGTGGCACCTGAGCTCATCTTGCCTGAGTCCCAG AGCTTGTTGACATTTGAAGAAGTGGCCATGTATTTTTCCCAAGAAGAATGGGAGTTACTGGATCCTACTCAGAAGGCCCTCTACAATGATGTAATGCAAGAAAACTATGAGACTGTCATCTCTCTAG AACTGAGCCTAGGATGTTCAAAGACAGAAGGGAGAGAAATTTCCTCTCACTCTTCCACAGCGGTGCCTGCTCACCAGATCCTGGCCTTTCCTGAGCAGACAAATGCCAAAGACTGGACAGTGGCACCTGAGCTCGTCTTGCCTGAGTCCCAG AGCTTGTTGACATTTGAAGAAGTGGCCAtgtatttttccaaggaagaatgGGAGTTACTGGATCCCACTCAGAAGGCCCTCTACAATGATGTAATGCAAGAAAACTATGAGACTGTCATCTCTCTAG CATTATTTGTGCTCCCCAAACCTAAAGTGATCTCCTGTCTAGAGCAAGGGGAAGAGCCGTGGGTTCAAAGATCCCTGGGGTTCAAGGACAATTctggagagctgcctacag GGCTAAAGCTCAAAAATGACACTGAAAATCTTCAGCCTCTATGTCTTTCTGACTTAGAAATACAAGCACCAGTAGATATAGCATCAAAAAAGGCCAGATTGAAAGTCCCCCAGAAAACTATGGGCAAAGAAAATCATGGTGATGTGCATAGGGTGGGGAAATGGCACCGAGATTTTccagtgaagaaaaaaaagaaactttcaaCCTGGAAACAAGAGCTGCTGAAACTTATGGATCTTCACAAAAAAGAACGTGCAGGAGAGAAGCCTTTTAAATGCCAGGAATGTGGGAAAAGCTTCAGAGTTAGCTCTGACCTTATTAAGCACCAAAGAATTCACACTGAAGAGAAACCGTATAAATGTCAGCAGTGTGATAAGAGGTTTAGGTGGAGTTCAGATCTTAATAAGCACTTAACAACACACCAAGGAATAAAACCATATAAATGCTCATGGTGTGGGAAAAGCTTCAGTCAAAATACAAATCTCCACACACACCAAagaactcacactggagagaagcccttTACATGTCATGAATGTGGAAAAAAATTCAGTCAAAATTCCCACCTTATTAAACACCGGAGAACTCACACAGGTGAGCAGCCTTATACCTGTAGCACATGCAGGAGAAACTTCAGCAGACGCTCAAGCCTTCTTAGACACCAGAAACTCCACCAGTAA
- the LOC137749797 gene encoding zinc finger protein 75D-like isoform X1: MLLREKRAVQPQSDKLPLMQKPGKCPQHLRAIGGRPSVNIVASWAEFRCPFCWITSGKVSLTKLSSASLRGLNEPWRKEEDPFIDFVPDQTGPQLSEVVLEVCPIQEQNCSSRRMMTIDLKVAEYLNPQIRTRWETKGPVTGSSSQHKKYAPQTDSLSPERSHQHFRSFLYHEAAGPREAVDQLLELCRRWLRPEIHSKEQILELVVLEQFLSILPRDTQTCIKKHHLQSIEEAVVLVEHLQRESGQMRNGVADHELGKEAVLLGETAEALGFKLKPAEAQQVGMSQDEEFWNTHQSLRELLIRNTHKETEPVCEREMSLRYSETEAREISCGSPSPTAVSAHRILAFPEQTNTKDWTVAPELILPESQSLLTFEEVAMYFSQEEWELLDPTQKALYNDVMQENYETVISLELSLGCSKTEGREISSHSSTAVPAHQILAFPEQTNAKDWTVAPELVLPESQSLLTFEEVAMYFSKEEWELLDPTQKALYNDVMQENYETVISLALFVLPKPKVISCLEQGEEPWVQRSLGFKDNSGELPTAGLKLKNDTENLQPLCLSDLEIQAPVDIASKKARLKVPQKTMGKENHGDVHRVGKWHRDFPVKKKKKLSTWKQELLKLMDLHKKERAGEKPFKCQECGKSFRVSSDLIKHQRIHTEEKPYKCQQCDKRFRWSSDLNKHLTTHQGIKPYKCSWCGKSFSQNTNLHTHQRTHTGEKPFTCHECGKKFSQNSHLIKHRRTHTGEQPYTCSTCRRNFSRRSSLLRHQKLHQ; the protein is encoded by the exons ATGTTACTGCGGGAGAAACGGGCGGTCCAGCCTCAGTCAGATAAGCTTCCTCTGATGCAAAAGCCTGGGAAgtgtccccagcacctcagaGCCATCGGGGGCCGACCGTCTGTGAACATCGTGGCTTCCTGGGCAGAATTTCGGTGTCCTTTCTGCTGGATCACCTCAGGGAAAGTGAGCCTCACGAAGCTCTCCTCAGCCTCGCTTAGAGGTCTAAATGAACCCTGGAGAAAG GAAGAAGATCCTTTTATTGATTTTGTTCCAGACCAGACTGGGCCTCAGTTGTCAGAGGTAGTGCTGGAGGTGTGTCCAATACAGGAGCAGAATTGTTCCTCAAGAAGAATGATGACCATAGATCTGAAGGTGGCTGAGTACTTGAACCCTCAGATCAGGACTCGGTGGGAGACCAAGGGACCTGTGACAGGGAGCTCCAGTCAGCATAAGAAATATGCCCCCCAAACGGACAGTCTCAGTCCTGAGAGGTCTCACCAGCATTTCCGGAGCTTCCTCTATCATGAAGCAGCTGGACCCCGGGAGGCTGTTGACCAGCTTCTGGAATTATGCCGTCGGTGGCTGAGGCCAGAGATTCATTCAAAAGAGCAGATCTTGGAACTTGTGGTGCTAGAGCAGTTCCTGTCCATTCTGCCCAGGGACACCCAGACCTGCATAAAGAAGCACCATCTACAGAGCATCGAGGAGGCTGTGGTCCTGGTAGAACACTTGCAGAGGGAATCTGGTCAAATGAGGAATGGG GTTGCAGACCATGAGCTGGGAAAGGAGGCAGTGCTCTTGGGAGAAACAGCAGAGGCCCTAGGCTTCAAGCTGAAGCCAGCAGAGGCCCAGCAAGTGGGCATGTCCCAGGATGAAGAATTTTGGAATACACACCAGAGTCTACGAGAGCTGCTGATCAGGAATACCCACAAAGAAACTGAGCCCGTATGTGAGAGGG AAATGAGCCTAAGATATTCAGAAACAGAAGCGAGAGAGATTTCCTGTGGCTCTCCTTCACCCACAGCGGTGTCTGCTCACCGGATCCTAGCCTTTCCTGAGCAGACAAACACCAAAGACTGGACAGTGGCACCTGAGCTCATCTTGCCTGAGTCCCAG AGCTTGTTGACATTTGAAGAAGTGGCCATGTATTTTTCCCAAGAAGAATGGGAGTTACTGGATCCTACTCAGAAGGCCCTCTACAATGATGTAATGCAAGAAAACTATGAGACTGTCATCTCTCTAG AACTGAGCCTAGGATGTTCAAAGACAGAAGGGAGAGAAATTTCCTCTCACTCTTCCACAGCGGTGCCTGCTCACCAGATCCTGGCCTTTCCTGAGCAGACAAATGCCAAAGACTGGACAGTGGCACCTGAGCTCGTCTTGCCTGAGTCCCAG AGCTTGTTGACATTTGAAGAAGTGGCCAtgtatttttccaaggaagaatgGGAGTTACTGGATCCCACTCAGAAGGCCCTCTACAATGATGTAATGCAAGAAAACTATGAGACTGTCATCTCTCTAG CATTATTTGTGCTCCCCAAACCTAAAGTGATCTCCTGTCTAGAGCAAGGGGAAGAGCCGTGGGTTCAAAGATCCCTGGGGTTCAAGGACAATTctggagagctgcctacag CAGGGCTAAAGCTCAAAAATGACACTGAAAATCTTCAGCCTCTATGTCTTTCTGACTTAGAAATACAAGCACCAGTAGATATAGCATCAAAAAAGGCCAGATTGAAAGTCCCCCAGAAAACTATGGGCAAAGAAAATCATGGTGATGTGCATAGGGTGGGGAAATGGCACCGAGATTTTccagtgaagaaaaaaaagaaactttcaaCCTGGAAACAAGAGCTGCTGAAACTTATGGATCTTCACAAAAAAGAACGTGCAGGAGAGAAGCCTTTTAAATGCCAGGAATGTGGGAAAAGCTTCAGAGTTAGCTCTGACCTTATTAAGCACCAAAGAATTCACACTGAAGAGAAACCGTATAAATGTCAGCAGTGTGATAAGAGGTTTAGGTGGAGTTCAGATCTTAATAAGCACTTAACAACACACCAAGGAATAAAACCATATAAATGCTCATGGTGTGGGAAAAGCTTCAGTCAAAATACAAATCTCCACACACACCAAagaactcacactggagagaagcccttTACATGTCATGAATGTGGAAAAAAATTCAGTCAAAATTCCCACCTTATTAAACACCGGAGAACTCACACAGGTGAGCAGCCTTATACCTGTAGCACATGCAGGAGAAACTTCAGCAGACGCTCAAGCCTTCTTAGACACCAGAAACTCCACCAGTAA